A window of the Lepus europaeus isolate LE1 chromosome 5, mLepTim1.pri, whole genome shotgun sequence genome harbors these coding sequences:
- the SELL gene encoding L-selectin isoform X1 — translation MIFPWKCQSPQRGLWNVFKLWVWATLCCDFLAYHGINCWTYHYSEKPMNWERARKFCQENYTDLVAIQNKGEIEYLEKTLPFSRSYYWIGIRKIGNTWTWVGTNKSLTAEAENWGEGEPNNKKTKEDCVEIYIKRLRDSGKWNDDSCQKRKAALCYTASCRPGSCSGHGECVEVINNHTCNCDVGYYGPQCQFVMQCEPLEAPELGTMACTHPLGEFSFSSQCGFSCLEGTNLTGIEETTCGPLGNWSSLRPTCQVIQCEPLTAPDLGTIDCSHPRAVFGFTSTCTFSCSEGAELIGMKKTVCGSSGIWSSPTPKCQKVDRSFSMIKEGDYNPLFIPVAVMVTAFSGLAFIIWLARRLKKGKKSQKSKEDILIHPL, via the exons ATG ATATTTCCATGGAAATGCCAGAGCCCTCAGAGGGGATTGTGGAACGTCTTCAAGTTGTGGGTCTGGGCAACACTCTGCTGTG ATTTCCTGGCATATCATGGAATCAACTGTTGGACTTACCATTATTCTGAAAAACCCATGAACTGGGAAAGGGCTCGAAAGTTCTGCCAAGAAAACTACACGGATTTAGTCGCCATACAAAACAAGGGAGAAATTGAGTATCTGGAGAAGACGCTGCCCTTTAGCCGCTCTTACTACTGGATAGGAATCCGGAAGATAGGAAACACATGGACATGGGTGGGGACCAACAAATCTCTCACCGCAGAAGCAGAGaactggggagagggggagccCAACAACAAGAAGACCAAGGAGGACTGCGTGGAGATCTACATCAAGAGGCTCAGAGACTCAGGAAAATGGAACGATGACTCCTGCCAAAAACGGAAGGCAGCCCTCTGCTACACAG CTTCCTGCCGTCCTGGGTCATGCAGTGGCCATGGAGAATGTGTGGAAGTCATCAACAACCACACCTGCAACTGTGATGTGGGGTACTATGGGCCCCAGTGCCAGTTTG tGATGCAGTGTGAGCCTTTGGAGGCCCCGGAGCTGGGGACCATGGCCTGCACTCACCCTTTGGGAGAGTTCAGCTTCAGTTCACAGTGTGGCTTCAGCTGCTTGGAGGGAACAAACTTAACTGGGATTGAAGAAACCACTTGTGGACCACTTGGAAATTGGTCATCTCTAAGACCAACCTGCCAAG TCATTCAGTGTGAGCCTCTGACAGCACCTGATCTGGGGACCATTGACTGTAGTCATCCTCGGGCTGTCTTTGGCTTTACCTCCACGTGCACCTTCAGCTGCTCAGAAGGAGCTGAGTTAATCGGGATGAAAAAAACTGTTTGTGGATCATCTGGAATCTGGTCCAGTCCTACGCCAAAATGTCAAA AAGTGGACAGAAGCTTCTCTATGATCAAAGAGGGTGACTATAACCCCCTCTTCATTCCTGTGGCAGTCATGGTAACTGCCTTCTCTGGGTTGGCATTCATCATTTGGCTGGCAAGGCGACTCAAAAAAG gaAAGAAATCTCAGAAAAG
- the SELL gene encoding L-selectin isoform X2, with protein MIFPWKCQSPQRGLWNVFKLWVWATLCCDFLAYHGINCWTYHYSEKPMNWERARKFCQENYTDLVAIQNKGEIEYLEKTLPFSRSYYWIGIRKIGNTWTWVGTNKSLTAEAENWGEGEPNNKKTKEDCVEIYIKRLRDSGKWNDDSCQKRKAALCYTASCRPGSCSGHGECVEVINNHTCNCDVGYYGPQCQFVMQCEPLEAPELGTMACTHPLGEFSFSSQCGFSCLEGTNLTGIEETTCGPLGNWSSLRPTCQEVDRSFSMIKEGDYNPLFIPVAVMVTAFSGLAFIIWLARRLKKGKKSQKSKEDILIHPL; from the exons ATG ATATTTCCATGGAAATGCCAGAGCCCTCAGAGGGGATTGTGGAACGTCTTCAAGTTGTGGGTCTGGGCAACACTCTGCTGTG ATTTCCTGGCATATCATGGAATCAACTGTTGGACTTACCATTATTCTGAAAAACCCATGAACTGGGAAAGGGCTCGAAAGTTCTGCCAAGAAAACTACACGGATTTAGTCGCCATACAAAACAAGGGAGAAATTGAGTATCTGGAGAAGACGCTGCCCTTTAGCCGCTCTTACTACTGGATAGGAATCCGGAAGATAGGAAACACATGGACATGGGTGGGGACCAACAAATCTCTCACCGCAGAAGCAGAGaactggggagagggggagccCAACAACAAGAAGACCAAGGAGGACTGCGTGGAGATCTACATCAAGAGGCTCAGAGACTCAGGAAAATGGAACGATGACTCCTGCCAAAAACGGAAGGCAGCCCTCTGCTACACAG CTTCCTGCCGTCCTGGGTCATGCAGTGGCCATGGAGAATGTGTGGAAGTCATCAACAACCACACCTGCAACTGTGATGTGGGGTACTATGGGCCCCAGTGCCAGTTTG tGATGCAGTGTGAGCCTTTGGAGGCCCCGGAGCTGGGGACCATGGCCTGCACTCACCCTTTGGGAGAGTTCAGCTTCAGTTCACAGTGTGGCTTCAGCTGCTTGGAGGGAACAAACTTAACTGGGATTGAAGAAACCACTTGTGGACCACTTGGAAATTGGTCATCTCTAAGACCAACCTGCCAAG AAGTGGACAGAAGCTTCTCTATGATCAAAGAGGGTGACTATAACCCCCTCTTCATTCCTGTGGCAGTCATGGTAACTGCCTTCTCTGGGTTGGCATTCATCATTTGGCTGGCAAGGCGACTCAAAAAAG gaAAGAAATCTCAGAAAAG